The Oncorhynchus mykiss isolate Arlee unplaced genomic scaffold, USDA_OmykA_1.1 un_scaffold_287, whole genome shotgun sequence genome includes a region encoding these proteins:
- the LOC118949068 gene encoding histidine-rich glycoprotein-like: MSRDWVGIESPQTQGHRQHLHRSQLKEHRQHLHRSQLKEHRQHLHRSQLKEHRQHLHGSQLKEHRQYRYWSQLKEHRQHRYWSQLKEHRQHRYWSQLKEYRQYRYWSQLKEHRQHLHGSQLKEHRQHLHRSQLKEHRQHLHGSQLKEHRQHLHGSQLKEHRQHLHGSQLKEHRQHLHGSQLKEHWQHLHRSQLKEHRQHLHGSQLKEHRQHLHGSQLKEHRQHLHGSQLKEHRQHLHGSQLKEHWQHLHRSQLKEHRQHLHGSQLKEHRQHLHGSQLKEHRQHLHGSQLKEHRQHLHGSQLKEHRQHLHRSQLKEHWQHLHGSQLKE, from the exons ATGAGTAGAGACTGGGTAGGAATAGAGTCTCCTCAGACCCAG GGACACAGGCAGCACCTACACAGGTCCCAGCTAAAGGAACACAGGCAGCACCTACACAGGTCCCAGCTAAAGGAACACAGGCAGCACCTACACAGGTCCCAGCTAAAGGAACACAGGCAGCACCTACACGGGTCCCAGCTAAAGGAACACAGGCAGTACCGATACTGGTCCCAGCTAAAGGAACACAGGCAGCACCGATACTGGTCCCAGCTAAAGGAACACAGGCAGCACCGATACTGGTCCCAGCTAAAGGAATACAGGCAGTACCGATACTGGTCCCAGCTAAAGGAACACAGGCAGCACCTACACGGGTCCCAGCTAAAGGAACACAGGCAGCACCTACACAGGTCCCAGCTAAAGGAACACAGGCAGCACCTACACGGGTCCCAGCTAAAGGAACACAGGCAGCACCTACACGGGTCCCAGCTAAAGGAACACAGGCAGCACCTACACGGGTCCCAGCTAAAGGAACACAGGCAGCACCTACACGGGTCCCAGCTAAAGGAACACTGGCAGCACCTACACAGGTCCCAGCTAAAGGAACACAGGCAGCACCTACACGGGTCCCAGCTAAAGGAACACAGGCAGCACCTACACGGGTCCCAGCTAAAGGAACACAGGCAGCACCTACACGGGTCCCAGCTAAAGGAACACAGGCAGCACCTACACGGGTCCCAGCTAAAGGAACACTGGCAGCACCTACACAGGTCCCAGCTAAAGGAACACAGGCAGCACCTACACGGGTCCCAGCTAAAGGAACACAGGCAGCACCTACACGGGTCCCAGCTAAAGGAACACAGGCAGCACCTACACGGGTCCCAGCTAAAGGAACACAGGCAGCACCTACACGGGTCCCAGCTAAAGGAACACAGGCAGCACCTACACAGGTCCCAGCTAAAGGAACACTGGCAGCACCTACACGGGTCCCAGCTAAAGGAAg
- the LOC110513429 gene encoding tetraspanin-8-like, with protein sequence MAKLNSCFQRLFVFFNLLFAIVGGVIIGLGLLGQFGYNDSTSEFENQTKGFLVMYLVGGITMAMSLLGAYGAHGGKRIPLIVFLAACFICCFGLLRLAVPTAMYRSEMKQFVEAKFREALPLNEASPDVRQFTERIQLNLKCCGLFSYTDWGNNVPDSCLCQGEEDQMEGTCLNIQYRLLFLSEYRMTGHQKLIYKQTCFPILEGYLAKALDIVLGVFFGFAALALLGAVMSAVLLAQLRSSTVAVPVVFSVSSHPSTFDFSSHPPKYSKLYDEPEKPEK encoded by the exons ATGGCTAAACTTAATAGCTGTTTCCAACGGCTTTTTGTCTTCTTCAACCTGCTGTTTGCG ATCGTTGGAGGTGTGATTATCGGCCTGGGACTTCTGGGTCAATTCGGCTACAATGACAGCACTTCAGAG TTTGAAAACCAGACCAAAGGGTTTCTGGTGATGTATCTGGTAGGAGGCATCACCATGGCCATGTCTCTGCTCGGGGCGTACGGAGCACACGGAGGGAAGAGAATTCCCCTGATCGTG TTTCTGGCGGCCTGTTTTATTTGCTGCTTCGGCCTCCTGCGTCTGGCGGTGCCCACAGCCATGTACCGTTCGGAG ATGAAGCAGTTCGTGGAGGCGAAGTTCCGTGAGGCCCTGCCTCTGAACGAAGCCTCCCCTGATGTTAGACAGTTCACCGAGAGGATTCAGCTGAAT TTGAAGTGCTGTGGGCTGTTCAGTTACACAGACTGGGGCAACAACGTCCCTGACTCCTGTCTCTGTCAGGGGGAGGAAGATCAGATGGAGGGTACATGCCTGAACATTCAATACCGG TTGTTGTTCCTTTCAGAGTACAGGATGACTGGACACCAGAAGCTGATCTACAAACAG ACCTGCTTCCCCATCCTCGAGGGCTACCTGGCTAAAGCTCTGGACATCGTGTTGGGCGTTTTCTTCGGATTCGCTGCTCTGGCT CTCCTGGGAGCGGTGATGTCTGCCGTCCTGCTGGCTCAGCTGAGGAGCTCTACCGTAGCGGTTCCTGTGGTGTTCAGTGTCAGCTCTCACCCATCCACGTTCGACTTCAGTTCCCACCCACCCAAGTACAGCAAGCTTTACGACGAGCCTGAGAAGCCTGAGAAGTGA